The following proteins are encoded in a genomic region of Oryctolagus cuniculus chromosome 6, mOryCun1.1, whole genome shotgun sequence:
- the ARAP3 gene encoding arf-GAP with Rho-GAP domain, ANK repeat and PH domain-containing protein 3 isoform X2 — translation MEPSPSLDAPAQTPKPVPKPRTVFGGLTGPATTQRPGPSPTFRGPEVSRSPESSPKSPPLPTSSSGQPSSSDMVEMMPNAIYFGLDLRGGAQAAQDMAPDSSQKAAPTPALRPATGTVHIMDPGCLYYGVQPVGAPGATDRREGRGVCQDRAEHRLSRQDLEAREDAGYASLELPGDSVLSLPTLDTEETSDDLISPYASFSSTADPPTPLLSGWLDKLSPQGNYVFQRRFVRFNGRSLMYFGSDKDPFPKGVIPLTAIEMTRSSKDNKFQIITGQRVFVFRTESEAQRDTWCSTLQSCLKELHLLGSPRPPQLPRPLRTGMLELRGHKAKVFAALSPGELALYKSEQAFSLGIGICFIELQGCSVRETKSRGFDLLTPHRCFSFTAESGGARQSWAAALQEAVTETLSDYEVAEKIWSNRANRHCADCGAPRPDWAAVNLGVVICKQCAGQHRALGSGISKVQSLKLDTSVWSNEIVQLFITLGNDRANRFWAGALPPGEGLHPDSTPGSRGEFISRKYRLGLFRKSHPQCPDHGQLLQALCAAVAGPNLLKNMTQLLCVDATEGEESWSPSALNGSCPGLLPSDPSPGVYNEVVVPATCSSFLYCGPVSNKAGPPPPRRGRDAPPRLWCVLGAALEMFASESSSEPLSLIQPQDVVCLGVSPPPADPGDMDRLPFSFELILTGGRIQHFGTDGADSLEAWTSAVGKWFSPLSCHQLLGPGLLRLGRLWLRSPSHTALAPGLWLSAFGLLRGDHLFLCPAPGPGPPAPEDMVHLRRLQEISVVPAADTPDKKEHLVLVETGRTLYLQGEGRLDFAAWNTAIGGAAGGGGTGLQEQQMSRGDIPIIVDACISFVTQHGLRLEGVYRKGGARARSLRLLAEFRRDARSVKLRPGEHFVEDVTDTLKRFFRELDDPVTCARLLPRWREAAELPQKNQRLEKYREVIGCLPRVNRRTLAALIGHLYRVQKCAALNQMCTRNLALLFAPSVFQTDGRGEHEVRVLQELIDGYVCVFDIDADQVAQIELEVNLITTWKDVQLSQAGDLIMEVYLEQQLPDNCVTLKVSPTLTAEELTNQVLEMRGTAAGTDLWVTFEILEHGELERPLHPKEKVLEQALQWCQLPEPCSASLLLRKVSLARASCLFTGIRRESPRVGLLRCREEPPRLLGSRFQERFFLLRGRCLLLLKEKKSSKPEREWPLEGAKVYLGIRKKLKPPTPWGFTLILEKLHLYLSCTDEDEMWDWATSILKAQHDDQQPVVLRRHSSSDLARQKFGTMPLLPIRGDDSGATLLSANQTLRRLHNRRTLSMFFPMKSSQGSVEEQEEVEEPVYEEPVYEEVGAFPELTGDTLSSFSSTQEWAATPDTPLTSQRSFDQPPASKANTLGQEEGPPEPPPGPPSKSSPQARGSLEEQLLQELSSLILRKGDTTACLGSPPPPSPTGPPPQTPGFPTHGPHSSSLPSSQPFT, via the exons ATGGAGCCGTCCCCCAGCCTGGACGCCCCAGCCCAGACTCCCAAGCCTGTGCCCAAGCCCAGGACAGTGTTTGGTGGGCTCACTGGCCCTGCCACCACCCAGAGACCTGGGCCGAGCCCAACCTTCCGGGGCCCAGAAGTGTCCAGGAGTCCAGAGTCCAGCCCGAAgtcccctccactccccacctcctcctctgggcAGCCATCATCCTCAGATATGGTGGAGATGATGCCCAATGCCATCTACTTCGGCCTGGACTTAAGAGGCGGGGCCCAGGCAGCCCAGGACAT GGCCCCAGACAGCTCCCAGaaagctgcccccacccctgccttgagACCCGCCACAGGAACAG TGCACATCATGGATCCCGGTTGCCTGTATTATGGTGTCCAGCCTGTGGGGGCACCAGGGGCCACTGACAGAAGAGAGGGCAGAGGTGTCTGCCAGGACAGGGCTGAACACAG GCTCAGCAGGCAAGACCTGGAAGCACGGGAGGATGCTGGCTATGCTAGCCTTGAACTGCCCGGGGACTCCGTACTCTCACTGCCCACACTGGACACGGAGGAGACCAGTGATGACCTCATTTCACCCTATGCCAGCTTCTCTTCCACGGCAGACCCGCCCACGCCCCTGCTCAGTGGCTGGCTAGACAAGCTGTCCCCTCAGGG GAACTATGTCTTCCAGAGACGCTTTGTGCGGTTCAATGGGCGGAGTCTCATGTACTTTGGCAGTGACAAG GACCCCTTCCCCAAGGGTGTGATCCCTCTGACGGCCATTGAGATGACCCGCAGCAGCAAGGACAACAAATTCCAGATCATCACTGGCCAGAGGGTATTCGTGTTCCGCACAGAGAGTGAGG ctcagcgGGACACGTGGTGCTCCACGCTGCAGTCCTGCCTGAAGGAGCTGCACCTCCTGGGGTCCCCCCGGCCCCCCCAGCTGCCACGACCCCTCCGCACAGGCATGCTGGAACTCCGCGGACACAAGGCCAAGGTGTTTGCTGCCTTGAGCCCTGGAGAGCTGGCACTGTACAAGAGTGAGCAG GCCTTCTCTCTGGGCATCGGGATCTGCTTCATCGAACTACAAGGCTGCAGCGTCCGGGAGACCAAGAGTCGAGGCTTCGACTTGCTCACACCTCATCGTTGCTTCAG CTTCACAGCCGAGTCTGGGGGGGCTCGGCAGAGCTGGGCGGCCGCTCTGCAGGAAGCAGTAACCGAGACCCTGTCTGACTACGAGGTGGCTGAGAAGATCTGGTCCAATCGGGCAAACCGGCACTGTGCGGACTGTGGGGCCCCCCGCCCGGACTGGGCTGCCGTCAACCTGGGCGTGGTCATCTGCAAGCAGTGTGCGG GTCAGCATCGGGCCTTGGGTTCTGGGATCTCCAAGGTGCAGAGCCTGAAGCTGGACACGAGTGTCTGGAGCAATGAGATAGTACAG TTATTCATCACCCTGGGCAATGATCGTGCCAACCGCTTCTGGGCAGGGGCACTACCCCCAGGCGAGGGGCTGCACCCAGACTCGACCCCTGGCTCCCGGGGAGAGTTCATCTCCCGGAAGTACCGGCTGGGTCTCTTCCGGAAGTCCCACCCTCAGTGTCCTGATCATGGCCAGCTCCTCCAG GCACTGTGTGCAGCTGTGGCCGGCCCCAACCTGCTGAAAAACATGACCCAGCTCCTCTGTGTTGATGCCACTGAGGGCGAGGAGTCCTGGTCTCCTTCAGCCCTCAATGGCAGCTGCCCTGGCCTTCTACCCTCAG ACCCCTCGCCTGGTGTGTACAATGAGGTGGTGGTGCCCGCCACTTGCAGCAGCTTCCTGTACTGTGGTCCCGTCAGCAACAAGGCTGGACCCCCTCCCCCTCGCAGGGGCCGGGATG CTCCCCCCCGCCTGTGGTGTGTGCTGGGAGCAGCTCTGGAAATGTTTGCTTCCGAAAGCAGCTCTGAACCCCTCAGCCTCATCCAGCCCCAGGATGTTGTGTGTCTGGGCGTGAGCCCCCCACCCGCTGACCCCGGTGACATGGACAG GCTCCCCTTTTCCTTTGAGCTCATCCTCACTGGGGGAAGGATCCAGCACTTTGGCACGGATGGAGCGGACAGTCTGGAGGCCTGGACCAGTGCCGTGGGCAAG TGGTTCTCCCCACTGAGCTGTCACCAGCTGCTGGGCCCTGGTCTGCTGCGGCTGGGCCGCCTGTGGCTGCGCtccccctcccacacagccttggCCCCCGGCCTCTGGCTGTCGGCATTCGGCCTCCTTCGTGGTGATCACCTCTTCCTGTGTCCAGCTCCGGGCCCCGGCCCCCCGGCCCCAGAGGACATGGTGCATCTCCGGCGGCTGCAGGAGATCa GTGTAGTCCCTGCAGCTGACACCCCAGACAAGAAGGAGCATTTGGTCCTGGTGGAGACAGGAAG GACCCTGTACCTGCAGGGAGAGGGCCGCCTGGACTTTGCAGCATGGAACACAGCCATCGGGGGAGCAGCCGGTGGGGGCGGCACAGGGCTGCAGGAGCAGCAGATGAGCCGGGGGGACATCCCCATCATTGTGGACGCCTGCATCAGTTTTGTCACCCAGCATG GGCTCCGGCTGGAGGGTGTGTACCGGAAAGGGGGCGCCCGCGCCCGCAGTCTGCGACTCCTGGCTGAGTTCCGCAGGGACGCCCGGTCCGTGAAGCTCCGCCCAGGGGAGCACTTCGTGGAGGACGTCACTGACACGCTCAAACGCTTCTTTCGAGAGCTCGATGACCCTGTGACCTGCGCACGGTTGCTGCCTCGCTGGAGGGAGGCTGCGG AGCTGCCCCAGAAGAATCAGCGCCtggagaaatacagagaagtgATCGGCTGCCTGCCGCGGGTCAACCGCCGGACGCTGGCCGCCCTCATTGGGCATCTCTATCG GGTGCAGAAGTGTGCGGCTCTAAACCAGATGTGCACCCGGAACCTGGCCCTGCTGTTTGCACCCAGCGTGTTCCAGACGGACGGGCGGGGGGAGCACGAGGTGCGGGTGCTACAGGAGCTCATCGATGGCTACGTCTGCGTCTTTGAT ATCGATGCTGACCAGGTAGCTCAGATTGAGTTGGAAGTCAATCTTATCACCACCTGGAAGGATGTGCAG CTGTCCCAGGCTGGAGACCTCATCATGGAGGTCTACCTAGAGCAGCAGCTCCCGGACAACTGTGTCACCCTGAAG GTGTCCCCAACACTGACTGCCGAGGAGCTGACTAACCAGGTACTGGAGATGCGGGGGACAGCAGCTGGCACAGACCTATGGGTGACGTTTGAGATTCTCGAGCACGGAGAGCTTG AGCGACCACTGCACCCCAAGGAAAAGGTCCTGGAGCAGGCCCTACAGTGGTGCCAGCTCCCGGAGCCCTGCTCAGCCTCCCTGCTTTTGAGAAAAGTCTCCTTGGCCCGGGCCAGCTGCCTTTTCACAG GTATCCGGCGTGAGAGTCCACGCGTGGGGCTGCTGCGGTGTCGTGAGGAGCCGCCCCGCTTGCTGGGAAGCCGCTTCCAGGAGAGGTTCTTCCTGCTACGTGGCCGCTGCCTGCTGCTGCTCAAGGAGAAAAAG AGCTCTAAACCAGAACGGGAGTGGCCTCTGGAAGGTGCCAAGGTCTACCTGGGAATCCGCAAGAAGTTAAAGCCCCCCACGCC ATGGGGCTTTACGTTGATACTGGAGAAGCTGCACCT CTACCTGTCCTGCACTGATGAGGATGAGATGTGGGATTGGGCCACCAGCATCCTTAAAGCGCAG CACGATGACCAGCAGCCAGTGGTCTTACGTCGCCATTCCTCCTCTGACCTTGCCCGTCAGAAGTTTGGGACTATGCCTTTGCTGCCCATCCGTGGCGATGACAGTGGAGCCACCCTCCTCTCTGCCAATCAGACCCTG CGGCGACTACACAACCGGAGGACCCTGTCCATGTTCTTT CCAATGAAGTCATCACAGGGGTctgtggaggagcaggaggaagtggaggagcccgTGTACGAGGAGCCCGTGTACGAGGAGGTGGGGGCCTTCCCCGAGCTGACCGGGGACACCCTGAGCTCCTTCTCCAGCACACAGGAGTGGGCGGCCACGCCAGACACCCCCCTTACCAGCCAGAGGTCCTTTGATCAACCCCCTGCCTCCAAAGCGAACACCCTGGGCCAGGAGGAGGGGCCACCTGAGCCCCCTCCGGGCCCCCCTTCAAAGAGCAGTCCCCAGGCCCGGGGGTCTCTGGAGGAACAGCTGCTCCAGGAGCTCAGCAGCCTCATCCTGAGGAAGGGGGACACCACTGCGTGCCTGggaagccccccgccccccagccccactgggccTCCCCCACAGACACCGGGCTTCCCCACACACGGCCCGCATTCTTCCAGCCTGCCCTCCAGCCAGCCCTTCACATGA
- the ARAP3 gene encoding arf-GAP with Rho-GAP domain, ANK repeat and PH domain-containing protein 3 isoform X1, with the protein MAAPQDLDIAVWLATVHLEQYADTFRRHGLATAGAARGLGHEELRQLGVNATGHRKRILRLLQAGSAEGSLDPKSDSTMEPSPSLDAPAQTPKPVPKPRTVFGGLTGPATTQRPGPSPTFRGPEVSRSPESSPKSPPLPTSSSGQPSSSDMVEMMPNAIYFGLDLRGGAQAAQDMAPDSSQKAAPTPALRPATGTVHIMDPGCLYYGVQPVGAPGATDRREGRGVCQDRAEHRLSRQDLEAREDAGYASLELPGDSVLSLPTLDTEETSDDLISPYASFSSTADPPTPLLSGWLDKLSPQGNYVFQRRFVRFNGRSLMYFGSDKDPFPKGVIPLTAIEMTRSSKDNKFQIITGQRVFVFRTESEAQRDTWCSTLQSCLKELHLLGSPRPPQLPRPLRTGMLELRGHKAKVFAALSPGELALYKSEQAFSLGIGICFIELQGCSVRETKSRGFDLLTPHRCFSFTAESGGARQSWAAALQEAVTETLSDYEVAEKIWSNRANRHCADCGAPRPDWAAVNLGVVICKQCAGQHRALGSGISKVQSLKLDTSVWSNEIVQLFITLGNDRANRFWAGALPPGEGLHPDSTPGSRGEFISRKYRLGLFRKSHPQCPDHGQLLQALCAAVAGPNLLKNMTQLLCVDATEGEESWSPSALNGSCPGLLPSDPSPGVYNEVVVPATCSSFLYCGPVSNKAGPPPPRRGRDAPPRLWCVLGAALEMFASESSSEPLSLIQPQDVVCLGVSPPPADPGDMDRLPFSFELILTGGRIQHFGTDGADSLEAWTSAVGKWFSPLSCHQLLGPGLLRLGRLWLRSPSHTALAPGLWLSAFGLLRGDHLFLCPAPGPGPPAPEDMVHLRRLQEISVVPAADTPDKKEHLVLVETGRTLYLQGEGRLDFAAWNTAIGGAAGGGGTGLQEQQMSRGDIPIIVDACISFVTQHGLRLEGVYRKGGARARSLRLLAEFRRDARSVKLRPGEHFVEDVTDTLKRFFRELDDPVTCARLLPRWREAAELPQKNQRLEKYREVIGCLPRVNRRTLAALIGHLYRVQKCAALNQMCTRNLALLFAPSVFQTDGRGEHEVRVLQELIDGYVCVFDIDADQVAQIELEVNLITTWKDVQLSQAGDLIMEVYLEQQLPDNCVTLKVSPTLTAEELTNQVLEMRGTAAGTDLWVTFEILEHGELERPLHPKEKVLEQALQWCQLPEPCSASLLLRKVSLARASCLFTGIRRESPRVGLLRCREEPPRLLGSRFQERFFLLRGRCLLLLKEKKSSKPEREWPLEGAKVYLGIRKKLKPPTPWGFTLILEKLHLYLSCTDEDEMWDWATSILKAQHDDQQPVVLRRHSSSDLARQKFGTMPLLPIRGDDSGATLLSANQTLRRLHNRRTLSMFFPMKSSQGSVEEQEEVEEPVYEEPVYEEVGAFPELTGDTLSSFSSTQEWAATPDTPLTSQRSFDQPPASKANTLGQEEGPPEPPPGPPSKSSPQARGSLEEQLLQELSSLILRKGDTTACLGSPPPPSPTGPPPQTPGFPTHGPHSSSLPSSQPFT; encoded by the exons ATGGCTGCCCCTCAGGACCTGGACATCGCTGTGTGGCTGGCCACGGTGCACCTGGAGCAGTATGCAGACACGTTCCGGCGGCACGGCCTGGCTACAGCAGGTGCAGCCCGAGGCCTGGGCCACGAGGAGCTGAGGCAATTGGGTGTCAACGCCACAGGGCACCGGAAACGCATTCTGCGCCTGCTGCAGGCGGGCAGTGCGGAGGGCTCTCTGGATCCCAAATCAGATAGCACCATGGAGCCGTCCCCCAGCCTGGACGCCCCAGCCCAGACTCCCAAGCCTGTGCCCAAGCCCAGGACAGTGTTTGGTGGGCTCACTGGCCCTGCCACCACCCAGAGACCTGGGCCGAGCCCAACCTTCCGGGGCCCAGAAGTGTCCAGGAGTCCAGAGTCCAGCCCGAAgtcccctccactccccacctcctcctctgggcAGCCATCATCCTCAGATATGGTGGAGATGATGCCCAATGCCATCTACTTCGGCCTGGACTTAAGAGGCGGGGCCCAGGCAGCCCAGGACAT GGCCCCAGACAGCTCCCAGaaagctgcccccacccctgccttgagACCCGCCACAGGAACAG TGCACATCATGGATCCCGGTTGCCTGTATTATGGTGTCCAGCCTGTGGGGGCACCAGGGGCCACTGACAGAAGAGAGGGCAGAGGTGTCTGCCAGGACAGGGCTGAACACAG GCTCAGCAGGCAAGACCTGGAAGCACGGGAGGATGCTGGCTATGCTAGCCTTGAACTGCCCGGGGACTCCGTACTCTCACTGCCCACACTGGACACGGAGGAGACCAGTGATGACCTCATTTCACCCTATGCCAGCTTCTCTTCCACGGCAGACCCGCCCACGCCCCTGCTCAGTGGCTGGCTAGACAAGCTGTCCCCTCAGGG GAACTATGTCTTCCAGAGACGCTTTGTGCGGTTCAATGGGCGGAGTCTCATGTACTTTGGCAGTGACAAG GACCCCTTCCCCAAGGGTGTGATCCCTCTGACGGCCATTGAGATGACCCGCAGCAGCAAGGACAACAAATTCCAGATCATCACTGGCCAGAGGGTATTCGTGTTCCGCACAGAGAGTGAGG ctcagcgGGACACGTGGTGCTCCACGCTGCAGTCCTGCCTGAAGGAGCTGCACCTCCTGGGGTCCCCCCGGCCCCCCCAGCTGCCACGACCCCTCCGCACAGGCATGCTGGAACTCCGCGGACACAAGGCCAAGGTGTTTGCTGCCTTGAGCCCTGGAGAGCTGGCACTGTACAAGAGTGAGCAG GCCTTCTCTCTGGGCATCGGGATCTGCTTCATCGAACTACAAGGCTGCAGCGTCCGGGAGACCAAGAGTCGAGGCTTCGACTTGCTCACACCTCATCGTTGCTTCAG CTTCACAGCCGAGTCTGGGGGGGCTCGGCAGAGCTGGGCGGCCGCTCTGCAGGAAGCAGTAACCGAGACCCTGTCTGACTACGAGGTGGCTGAGAAGATCTGGTCCAATCGGGCAAACCGGCACTGTGCGGACTGTGGGGCCCCCCGCCCGGACTGGGCTGCCGTCAACCTGGGCGTGGTCATCTGCAAGCAGTGTGCGG GTCAGCATCGGGCCTTGGGTTCTGGGATCTCCAAGGTGCAGAGCCTGAAGCTGGACACGAGTGTCTGGAGCAATGAGATAGTACAG TTATTCATCACCCTGGGCAATGATCGTGCCAACCGCTTCTGGGCAGGGGCACTACCCCCAGGCGAGGGGCTGCACCCAGACTCGACCCCTGGCTCCCGGGGAGAGTTCATCTCCCGGAAGTACCGGCTGGGTCTCTTCCGGAAGTCCCACCCTCAGTGTCCTGATCATGGCCAGCTCCTCCAG GCACTGTGTGCAGCTGTGGCCGGCCCCAACCTGCTGAAAAACATGACCCAGCTCCTCTGTGTTGATGCCACTGAGGGCGAGGAGTCCTGGTCTCCTTCAGCCCTCAATGGCAGCTGCCCTGGCCTTCTACCCTCAG ACCCCTCGCCTGGTGTGTACAATGAGGTGGTGGTGCCCGCCACTTGCAGCAGCTTCCTGTACTGTGGTCCCGTCAGCAACAAGGCTGGACCCCCTCCCCCTCGCAGGGGCCGGGATG CTCCCCCCCGCCTGTGGTGTGTGCTGGGAGCAGCTCTGGAAATGTTTGCTTCCGAAAGCAGCTCTGAACCCCTCAGCCTCATCCAGCCCCAGGATGTTGTGTGTCTGGGCGTGAGCCCCCCACCCGCTGACCCCGGTGACATGGACAG GCTCCCCTTTTCCTTTGAGCTCATCCTCACTGGGGGAAGGATCCAGCACTTTGGCACGGATGGAGCGGACAGTCTGGAGGCCTGGACCAGTGCCGTGGGCAAG TGGTTCTCCCCACTGAGCTGTCACCAGCTGCTGGGCCCTGGTCTGCTGCGGCTGGGCCGCCTGTGGCTGCGCtccccctcccacacagccttggCCCCCGGCCTCTGGCTGTCGGCATTCGGCCTCCTTCGTGGTGATCACCTCTTCCTGTGTCCAGCTCCGGGCCCCGGCCCCCCGGCCCCAGAGGACATGGTGCATCTCCGGCGGCTGCAGGAGATCa GTGTAGTCCCTGCAGCTGACACCCCAGACAAGAAGGAGCATTTGGTCCTGGTGGAGACAGGAAG GACCCTGTACCTGCAGGGAGAGGGCCGCCTGGACTTTGCAGCATGGAACACAGCCATCGGGGGAGCAGCCGGTGGGGGCGGCACAGGGCTGCAGGAGCAGCAGATGAGCCGGGGGGACATCCCCATCATTGTGGACGCCTGCATCAGTTTTGTCACCCAGCATG GGCTCCGGCTGGAGGGTGTGTACCGGAAAGGGGGCGCCCGCGCCCGCAGTCTGCGACTCCTGGCTGAGTTCCGCAGGGACGCCCGGTCCGTGAAGCTCCGCCCAGGGGAGCACTTCGTGGAGGACGTCACTGACACGCTCAAACGCTTCTTTCGAGAGCTCGATGACCCTGTGACCTGCGCACGGTTGCTGCCTCGCTGGAGGGAGGCTGCGG AGCTGCCCCAGAAGAATCAGCGCCtggagaaatacagagaagtgATCGGCTGCCTGCCGCGGGTCAACCGCCGGACGCTGGCCGCCCTCATTGGGCATCTCTATCG GGTGCAGAAGTGTGCGGCTCTAAACCAGATGTGCACCCGGAACCTGGCCCTGCTGTTTGCACCCAGCGTGTTCCAGACGGACGGGCGGGGGGAGCACGAGGTGCGGGTGCTACAGGAGCTCATCGATGGCTACGTCTGCGTCTTTGAT ATCGATGCTGACCAGGTAGCTCAGATTGAGTTGGAAGTCAATCTTATCACCACCTGGAAGGATGTGCAG CTGTCCCAGGCTGGAGACCTCATCATGGAGGTCTACCTAGAGCAGCAGCTCCCGGACAACTGTGTCACCCTGAAG GTGTCCCCAACACTGACTGCCGAGGAGCTGACTAACCAGGTACTGGAGATGCGGGGGACAGCAGCTGGCACAGACCTATGGGTGACGTTTGAGATTCTCGAGCACGGAGAGCTTG AGCGACCACTGCACCCCAAGGAAAAGGTCCTGGAGCAGGCCCTACAGTGGTGCCAGCTCCCGGAGCCCTGCTCAGCCTCCCTGCTTTTGAGAAAAGTCTCCTTGGCCCGGGCCAGCTGCCTTTTCACAG GTATCCGGCGTGAGAGTCCACGCGTGGGGCTGCTGCGGTGTCGTGAGGAGCCGCCCCGCTTGCTGGGAAGCCGCTTCCAGGAGAGGTTCTTCCTGCTACGTGGCCGCTGCCTGCTGCTGCTCAAGGAGAAAAAG AGCTCTAAACCAGAACGGGAGTGGCCTCTGGAAGGTGCCAAGGTCTACCTGGGAATCCGCAAGAAGTTAAAGCCCCCCACGCC ATGGGGCTTTACGTTGATACTGGAGAAGCTGCACCT CTACCTGTCCTGCACTGATGAGGATGAGATGTGGGATTGGGCCACCAGCATCCTTAAAGCGCAG CACGATGACCAGCAGCCAGTGGTCTTACGTCGCCATTCCTCCTCTGACCTTGCCCGTCAGAAGTTTGGGACTATGCCTTTGCTGCCCATCCGTGGCGATGACAGTGGAGCCACCCTCCTCTCTGCCAATCAGACCCTG CGGCGACTACACAACCGGAGGACCCTGTCCATGTTCTTT CCAATGAAGTCATCACAGGGGTctgtggaggagcaggaggaagtggaggagcccgTGTACGAGGAGCCCGTGTACGAGGAGGTGGGGGCCTTCCCCGAGCTGACCGGGGACACCCTGAGCTCCTTCTCCAGCACACAGGAGTGGGCGGCCACGCCAGACACCCCCCTTACCAGCCAGAGGTCCTTTGATCAACCCCCTGCCTCCAAAGCGAACACCCTGGGCCAGGAGGAGGGGCCACCTGAGCCCCCTCCGGGCCCCCCTTCAAAGAGCAGTCCCCAGGCCCGGGGGTCTCTGGAGGAACAGCTGCTCCAGGAGCTCAGCAGCCTCATCCTGAGGAAGGGGGACACCACTGCGTGCCTGggaagccccccgccccccagccccactgggccTCCCCCACAGACACCGGGCTTCCCCACACACGGCCCGCATTCTTCCAGCCTGCCCTCCAGCCAGCCCTTCACATGA